CCGGCGGGGCTTCCGGGTGATGCCGGCGGCGTGGTTCTACGTCGCGTCGCTGCCCTGGATCGTGCTCGCGTGGCTGTTCCTGACCGAGCGGACCGCGCTGTACCCGCCGATCCCGCCGGCGGTCCGCAACTCGACGCCGCTGATCTGGGGCGAGTATCTCACGCTCGACGCGTGGGAGGTCGCGTACGCCGGGCTCTGCGCGCCGACGGCGCTGGCCTTCGTCTACACCGTTCGGCGCCAGTTCGAAGCGGCGTTCCGCCGTATCTTCGGTCTTTGAGGGCGTCTCGCACTCGATTCCGGTCGGGCCGGTAATATTATGGTATTCTATCGCCTGTGTCCGACAACTTACCGATGGCACAAGCATCTGAGGACGAGACGGGAGACTTCTCCGTTCAGCTCTCCGACATGACCCCGGAGCAGCTCGCCGCGGTGTCGATCTTCGGCGCGCTGCTGACCGGCGGCCTGTTCAGCATGATCGGGCTGCAACTGAACGTGACGCGTTACCAAGCGGCGATCGCGATCACGGCGCTGTTGCTCGTGATGATGATCGGCGCCGTGTTCGCGGTCATGCGTGCGATGGTGATCAGCGCGGAGAAGGACGGCGACAACCCGCTCGACGCCCTGACGAACCCGCTCTTCGTGGTCCTCTTTCTGTTCGTCTCGATCGCCGTGACCGTCTTCATCGGCATCTACACCTGGTTGTTCTGAGCGCCCGTCCTGCCGAGCCGGTAGTTCCTACGCGCCCCGACCGACAAGCTCCGGCAGCGCCCGCAGGTCCTCGACCTCGTGGGTCGCCGGCGTCGACAGCTCCGCGTCCCGGCAGTGCGAGCGCCGGACGAACGCCGAGTCGATGCCCGCGCGCTCGGCGGCGACAACGTCCGTCGGGCTGTCGCCGACGTACAGCGGATTCTCCACGCCCATGCGACCGCGGGCGGTCTCGATCATATCCGGTTCGGGCTTCTTGCGGCGGAGCCCGTTCAGCGTCGGCGGCCGGCCGATGCAGACCTCGGCGCCGAGATCGTAGTAGTCGACGACGTACGCGACGAGTTCGGCCTGGTTGTTGCTGACGACGCCGACCGGCACGTCCAGCGCGTCCAGCGCGTCGACGTCGTCGAACGTCGGTTTGCGTCCAGCGCGGATCTCGGCCTGCTGGGCGAGCGCGGCGTTGCGGTCGCGCCGGCGCCAGAACGCCGCCGGGTCGAAGCCGTAGGACTGACAGACCGCTTCCAGATCGTCGATCGTGAGGTGGTGCAGCGCCTCGACGTCCTCGCGGGGCGGATCGGCGACGCCGAACTCCCCGAACGTCGTCTCGATGGCGCGTTCGAGCACCGACAGCTCGGTGAGGTAGGTCAGCACGCCGTCGTTGTCGAAGATGACCGAGTCGTACATGGCGGTAGCTACCGGCCGTTTTCGTCGGTGCCACTTAGCTTGGCCAGAAATCGGCGTCCGAAACGGGGGTCGATCGGTCGCAGTCGCGTCCGGTCAGGTCGACCGCGACAGCGCGGGCACCAGCCCGTCGGCGGCGTCCCGCAGCGTCCACCAGGCCGCCGCGAGCGCGAGGCCGCCGATCAGCCCGCCGGCCAGCGCGAGCCGGGGCTGAGCAGAGGCGTCGAGGACGAGCCGACCCTGGAGGAGCAGGGCCGCCAGCAGCGCCGCGGCGCCGAACGACGTCGCCGCGACGCGCCGCGATTCGCCCTCCGCCCTGGTCCAGACGCCGAGCGCGAGCAGCACGGCGAAGGCCGCCAGCCCGATCGCGTAGTAGCCAATGTGGACCGGGAGCGAGCCGGAGATCAGGACGAACGGCGTCGCGACGACGACGACCGGAACGAGCGCGAGCGCGGCCAGCGCGGCCGACCGCCGCGGCGCCGCGAGGTGGGACTGGAGCGAGAAAGCGGTCGCGACCACCAGCAGCGCGAAGATCGCGACCCCGAACAGGAAGTGCGCCGTCAGGATCACGACCTGGTACTGGATGACCGTCAGTCCGCCGAGGATGATCTGGGTCGGCAGCAGCGCGAGCGCGCCGGTCGTCGCCCAGCGCACTCCTTTCGAGCGACCCCGGCGCCACGCCGCGACGGTCTGGCCGAACACGAGGAAGCCGACGATCATCGCCACGAGCCGGTGGAACCACTCGATGAAGCTCGGCCAGTTGGCCGGGAACAGCCCCAGATAGCCGTCGCAGAAGGGCCATCGGCCGGCGCAGGTCAGCCCCGCGCCGGCGACCGCTGTGTAGATGCCCAGCAGCAGGAGGCCGAAGGTGAGGGCGGTCGTCGCCGCCGCGAACTGGTGGAACGAGATCCAGCCGTCGCCCGTGTCGGATGCAGCGGACGCCATACTAGACGAAACTCGGGACCTCGCGCACTTAGCTCTGACCAAAGCGCCTCGCGCCGTCAAACGTCGGGATCGTGGCGGGAACCGTAGCACGGCCGCCTCGCTGACGTGCATCGACCGGTCGACACGTTTCGCCGAGGTCCGGAGCGTTGAAGACCCTCGTCGGGGTGGGGTTTGGTATGCGAGAACAGCGTCTCGACGCCTACCTCGACGAGCACGATCTGGAGTCGGTGTGGTTCGCGCGCCCGAGCGGATTCGCGTGGCTCACCGGCGGGAACAACGTCGTCGACCGCGCGGGCGACGTCGGCGTCGCCGCGGCCGGCTACGACGGGTCGGACGTGACGGTCGTGACGAACAACATCGAAGCGCCGCGCCTGCGCGACGAGGAACTGGCCGACGACGTCGCCGTCGAGTCGTTCGACTGGCACGCCGACGGGCTGGCCGACGCCGTCGCCGAGCGGGCCGCCGAGCCCGCCGCGGCGGACTTCGACGTGCCCGGCTTCGAGGACCTCGACGTCCGGAAGCTGCGCCAGCCCATGACCGACGACGACGTCGAGGCTTACCGGACGCTCGGGCGCGAGGCGGCCGCCGCCGTCGAGTCGGTCGCCCGCGAGCTCCGCCCCGGCGACACCGAGCAGGAGACCGCCGCCGCGCTCCGGGTCGCGCTGTCGGCCCGCGGCATCGAGTCGCCTGTCGCGCTGGTCGGCGGCTCCGAGCGCGCCCAGAAGTACCGCCACTACACGCCTCAACCCGTGGAACTGGGCGACTACGCGCTGCTCTCGGTCACCGCCGAGAAGGCCGGGCTCCACGCATCGGTGACCCGCGCGGTCGCGTTCGACGCTCCCGACTGGCTCGAAGAGCGCCACGAGGCCGCGACGGCCGTCGAAACGCAGGCGCTCGCGGCGACCCAAGCAGTCGGACAGGAGGGCGGCACCGCGAGCGACGTGTTCACGGCGGTCCAGGACGCCTACGCGGCGGTCGGCCACGAGGGCGAGTGGCGCGAGCACCACCAGGGCGGCGCCGCCGGGTTCGCCGGCCGAGAGTGGATCGCGACGCCTGATCACGACGCACCCGTCCACCTGCCGATGGCGTACGCGTGGAACCCGACGGTGCAGGGCGCCAAAAGCGAGGACACCGTACTTGTCACCGAGGACGGGTTCGAGGTGCTGACGACGACCGGCGACTGGCCGACGCGGTCGGCGTCGGCGCCGGACTACGACATCGAGATCGATCGGCCGTCGATCCTGCACTCCGAGTAGCACGCCGGCGAGCCGTCGCGGAGCGACCGAGTTCGACGATCGTCGAATGTCGCGGTCGGTGGTCTTTTTATCTATTCGCGG
This is a stretch of genomic DNA from Natronoarchaeum mannanilyticum. It encodes these proteins:
- a CDS encoding HAD-IA family hydrolase — protein: MYDSVIFDNDGVLTYLTELSVLERAIETTFGEFGVADPPREDVEALHHLTIDDLEAVCQSYGFDPAAFWRRRDRNAALAQQAEIRAGRKPTFDDVDALDALDVPVGVVSNNQAELVAYVVDYYDLGAEVCIGRPPTLNGLRRKKPEPDMIETARGRMGVENPLYVGDSPTDVVAAERAGIDSAFVRRSHCRDAELSTPATHEVEDLRALPELVGRGA
- a CDS encoding COX15/CtaA family protein, whose protein sequence is MASAASDTGDGWISFHQFAAATTALTFGLLLLGIYTAVAGAGLTCAGRWPFCDGYLGLFPANWPSFIEWFHRLVAMIVGFLVFGQTVAAWRRGRSKGVRWATTGALALLPTQIILGGLTVIQYQVVILTAHFLFGVAIFALLVVATAFSLQSHLAAPRRSAALAALALVPVVVVATPFVLISGSLPVHIGYYAIGLAAFAVLLALGVWTRAEGESRRVAATSFGAAALLAALLLQGRLVLDASAQPRLALAGGLIGGLALAAAWWTLRDAADGLVPALSRST
- a CDS encoding M24 family metallopeptidase, producing MREQRLDAYLDEHDLESVWFARPSGFAWLTGGNNVVDRAGDVGVAAAGYDGSDVTVVTNNIEAPRLRDEELADDVAVESFDWHADGLADAVAERAAEPAAADFDVPGFEDLDVRKLRQPMTDDDVEAYRTLGREAAAAVESVARELRPGDTEQETAAALRVALSARGIESPVALVGGSERAQKYRHYTPQPVELGDYALLSVTAEKAGLHASVTRAVAFDAPDWLEERHEAATAVETQALAATQAVGQEGGTASDVFTAVQDAYAAVGHEGEWREHHQGGAAGFAGREWIATPDHDAPVHLPMAYAWNPTVQGAKSEDTVLVTEDGFEVLTTTGDWPTRSASAPDYDIEIDRPSILHSE